In Chitinophaga sp. HK235, a single window of DNA contains:
- a CDS encoding anaerobic C4-dicarboxylate transporter family protein — protein MIWLEFAILLAAILVGARMKGIGLGVMGMVALAIYIFIFRMRPADPPIDVMLIILAVVTTAATLQAAGGMDYLVRLAEKILKSKPSLIVLLGPLVTYCFTLFAGTAHITYSLLPIIAEVSTKKKIRPERALSISVISSHLAITASPISAATAALLTILSGKTELLDILKVCIPATIIGTLAGVAVCWKKGKELDKDPVFLEKMKDPEFAESINGDVKEHKAPLLPGAKTSVLIFGLAVLLIVLVGAFPNMLPSFGEGKSNMAVDAKGHIKMAAVIELVMLAAAAAIMLICRTTAAAVAKASLFTSGAQAVVSIFGVVWMSATFMQTNTGIIESTLGDMVRAAPWTFAIALFILSILLFSQAATTKALMPLGLSLGIIPAHMVAMFPAVNGDFFLPGYPTLLAAINFDRTGSTHIGKYLVNHSFMIPGLVSVAVSVAAGFFLAGILL, from the coding sequence ATGATCTGGTTAGAGTTCGCAATATTACTCGCAGCTATCCTGGTGGGCGCCCGTATGAAAGGGATCGGACTTGGTGTGATGGGCATGGTGGCACTGGCGATCTATATTTTTATATTCCGTATGCGCCCGGCAGACCCGCCGATAGACGTTATGCTGATCATCCTGGCGGTAGTGACCACCGCCGCCACGTTGCAGGCTGCAGGTGGGATGGACTACCTGGTACGGCTGGCCGAAAAAATATTGAAAAGTAAACCTTCCCTGATCGTGTTGCTGGGACCACTGGTAACCTATTGTTTTACTCTCTTTGCCGGTACGGCCCACATCACCTACTCTCTGTTACCCATTATTGCTGAGGTATCTACCAAGAAAAAAATAAGGCCGGAACGGGCGCTGAGTATCTCTGTGATATCCTCGCACCTGGCTATTACGGCAAGCCCTATCTCCGCGGCTACTGCCGCTTTGCTCACTATCCTCAGTGGTAAAACCGAACTGCTGGATATCCTGAAAGTATGTATCCCTGCTACCATTATCGGGACACTGGCCGGTGTGGCGGTATGCTGGAAAAAAGGAAAAGAGCTGGATAAAGATCCGGTATTCCTGGAAAAGATGAAAGATCCCGAGTTTGCTGAAAGTATCAATGGAGATGTGAAGGAACACAAAGCGCCACTGTTGCCCGGCGCTAAAACCTCCGTGCTGATCTTCGGACTCGCAGTACTGCTGATTGTACTGGTAGGGGCATTTCCCAATATGCTGCCTTCTTTCGGGGAAGGCAAGAGCAATATGGCTGTAGATGCCAAAGGGCATATTAAAATGGCTGCCGTGATAGAACTGGTGATGCTGGCCGCTGCTGCTGCCATTATGCTGATATGCCGCACTACCGCCGCTGCTGTGGCCAAAGCCAGCCTGTTCACCTCCGGCGCCCAGGCCGTAGTGTCCATCTTCGGAGTGGTATGGATGAGTGCCACATTTATGCAAACCAATACCGGTATCATTGAGAGCACGCTGGGTGATATGGTAAGGGCCGCTCCCTGGACCTTCGCCATCGCCTTGTTTATACTGAGCATATTACTTTTCAGCCAGGCAGCTACCACCAAAGCCCTGATGCCCCTGGGGTTAAGCCTGGGCATCATCCCGGCTCATATGGTAGCAATGTTCCCGGCTGTAAACGGAGATTTCTTTTTACCGGGTTACCCCACACTGCTGGCGGCCATTAACTTCGACCGCACCGGCAGCACCCATATCGGGAAATACCTGGTAAACCATAGCTTTATGATTCCCGGACTCGTGAGTGTAGCCGTATCCGTTGCCGCCGGTTTCTTTCTGGCTGGCATCCTGCTATAG
- a CDS encoding porin has product MLIRNWLVACILLFPLAAMAQQQETKADTAYKPLIPISKAPLLNNVDLIANMRFAFRNEFDKGTYTRSRFENEQFRLEIKGKVLDKLYFRFRDRYTRDPITQSIDNLSRSTDLAFLRFDPNDHWKIYAGKLCADWGGVEFDDNPIQIYEYSDIIENADNFLTGAGVGYVLNKNHEFTFQLLNSRTKTFKELYDSIPGIVESRFPFAGVINWRGHFFNGKVFTIWSYSLFKEATHQYMTYIALGNSLILRNFKLDYDFKYSIENLDRKFIVSNWIPNMKAAQGVAYMSHWIRADVRLNKVVHITATGYVDYAWWNGNPDPNKDKKLRTAWGYIPALEIYPFDKYDLKIFANMVGRIYRYTSYAQTKFGLVNDDTYRFSIGFITPLLVL; this is encoded by the coding sequence ATGCTTATCCGCAATTGGCTGGTAGCCTGTATACTGCTGTTTCCTCTTGCTGCGATGGCACAGCAGCAGGAAACCAAAGCAGATACCGCCTACAAGCCGCTGATACCCATTAGTAAAGCCCCTCTCCTCAATAACGTGGATCTTATTGCCAACATGCGTTTCGCTTTCCGGAATGAATTCGATAAAGGTACCTACACTCGCTCCCGCTTTGAAAATGAACAGTTCCGCCTTGAAATAAAAGGAAAGGTCCTCGATAAACTGTATTTCCGTTTCCGTGACCGTTATACCCGTGATCCAATCACACAATCGATCGATAATCTTAGCCGCTCTACAGACCTGGCCTTCCTGCGCTTTGATCCCAACGATCACTGGAAGATATATGCCGGTAAGTTGTGTGCCGATTGGGGCGGTGTGGAGTTTGATGATAACCCTATTCAGATCTATGAATATTCGGATATTATTGAGAACGCTGATAACTTCCTGACAGGTGCAGGTGTTGGATATGTACTCAATAAAAACCATGAGTTCACCTTTCAGTTGCTCAACAGCCGGACCAAAACTTTCAAGGAACTGTATGATTCTATTCCGGGTATTGTGGAGAGCAGATTCCCTTTTGCAGGAGTGATCAACTGGCGCGGGCATTTCTTTAATGGTAAAGTTTTTACCATCTGGTCTTACAGTCTCTTTAAAGAGGCCACCCATCAGTACATGACCTACATCGCCTTGGGCAACTCGCTGATACTGCGCAACTTTAAGCTGGACTATGACTTTAAGTACAGTATAGAAAATCTGGACCGCAAGTTTATCGTCTCCAACTGGATTCCCAATATGAAAGCTGCACAGGGTGTTGCGTATATGAGCCATTGGATCAGAGCCGATGTGAGACTGAATAAAGTGGTGCATATCACCGCCACCGGCTATGTGGACTATGCCTGGTGGAATGGCAACCCGGATCCTAACAAGGATAAGAAACTCCGTACCGCCTGGGGTTATATACCCGCACTGGAGATTTATCCCTTTGATAAATATGACCTGAAAATATTTGCCAACATGGTAGGCAGAATATATCGGTATACCAGTTACGCACAAACGAAGTTTGGTTTGGTGAATGATGATACCTACCGCTTTTCGATTGGGTTTATTACGCCATTGTTAGTGTTGTAG